One region of Cinclus cinclus chromosome 1, bCinCin1.1, whole genome shotgun sequence genomic DNA includes:
- the CSPG5 gene encoding LOW QUALITY PROTEIN: chondroitin sulfate proteoglycan 5 (The sequence of the model RefSeq protein was modified relative to this genomic sequence to represent the inferred CDS: inserted 2 bases in 2 codons), whose product MVPRAPRAPRALALLLATAALGAYRDTRDGHGGGGSRGGGDPPGAGSPRCGEGWSLLCVWMDTQGAERADPLGRGWIPLQRGXIPLQGLIPLCGAAASAAVRXGWSPSQRETDPWGGEGEAGSHYRVVSSAWPPQNSSPGEGRPWEGSLESSPPKWDPASGDPPGGPSNSTGAGGAAAGPQLEPPGGGTATTEPSAVPEGCPGCTGEGEASAVPPRAVTRPGDGGTVPVALGSPEEPGSGDRPTPASPPGPGGSGGLPAALPSPPGPQVATDSAESELPLAAGGSAAPRTPVPDEPSPAAAAGGDSGGPPELWAASPSPAPAQGARGWTDLTWLQEPITAATGPAKPPAERTGSDIIDVDYYDLFEGGEGPGGFPGAGRGAAGPARRREPEGAATPWALHELYDDFTPFDDADFYPTTSFYADGDDEDELEDEEEEDDEEEDGGLEDENGYRPPGSAAPGPQDPRPTGHRAAAPPPPPGLPGGSPTAWPRPGERGPPENGSECRSGYVRHNSSCRSLCDLVPSYCHNGGQCYLVESHGAFCRCNTQDYTWHKGTRCESIVTDFQVMCVAVGSAALVVLLLFMLTVFFAKKLYLLKTENSKLRKTKYRTPSELHNDNFSLSTIAEGSHPNDDASAPHKLQDSLKSCLKDEEPFNIHNSTSPKHEGGKGEQDVAELNCLQNNLT is encoded by the exons ATGgtcccccgcgccccccgcgccccccgcgccctggccctgctgctggcgACCGCCGCCCTCGGTGCGTACCGGGACACACGGGATGGGCACGGGGGGGGCGGATCCCGGGGCGGGGGGGATCCCCCGG GGGCTGGATCCCCTCGCTGTGGGGAGGGCTGGAGCCTGCTGTGTGTCTGGATGGACACGCAGGGGGCAGAGAGGGCTGATCCCCTCGGAAGGGGCTGGATTCCATTGCAGAGGG TGATCCCGCTGCAGGGGCTGATCCCGTTGTGTGGAGCGGCTGCATCCGCAGCAgtca ggggctggagcccctcgCAGAGAGAGACGGATCCGtggggcggggagggggaggctgGATCCCATTACAGGGTTGTGT catcCGCGTGGCCACCCCAAAACTCCAGCCCTGGCGAGGGGAGACCCTGGGAGGGCTCGTTGGAGAGCAGCCCCCCGAAATGGGACCCGGCGAGTGGAGACCCCCCTGGGGGACCCAGCAACAGCACGGGCGCCGGGGGGGCCGCGGCAGGACCCCAGTTAGAGCCCCCCGGGGGTGGCACGGCCACCACGGAGCCCTCGGCCGTGCCCGAGGGGTGCCCGGGCTGCACCGGCGAGGGCGAGGCCAGCGCTGTGCCCCCCCGAGCCGTGACCCGGCCCGGGGACGGGGGCACGGTGCCGGTGGCCCTCGGCAGCCCCGAGGAGCCGGGCAGCGGTGATCGGCCCACGCCGGCCTCCCCTCCCGGCCCGGGGGGCTCCGGGGGGCTGCCGGCCGCCCTGCCCAGCCCCCCCGGCCCCCAGGTCGCCACCGACTCTGCCGAATCCGAGCTGCCGCTGGCGGCCGGGGGCTCGGCCGCGCCGCGGACCCCCGTGCCGGACGAGCCcagccccgcggccgccgccggggGGGACTCGGGGGGTCCCCCGGAGCTCTGGGCCGcctcccccagcccggccccggcgcagGGAGCCCGCGGCTGGACCGACCTGACGTGGCTGCAGGAGCCCATCACCGCCGCCACGGGCCCGGCCAAGCCCCCGGCCGAGCGGACGGGCTCGGACATCATCGACGTCGACTACTACGACCTGTTTGAGGGGGGCGAGGGACCGGGGGGCTTCCCCGGGGCCGGCCGGGGGgcggccggcccggcccggcggagGGAGCCCGAGGGGGCGGCCACGCCCTGGGCCCTCCACGAGCTCTACGACGACTTCACGCCCTTCGACGACGCCGATTTCTACCCCACCACCTCCTTCTACGCCGACGGGGACGACGAGGACGAGCTGGAGGacgaggaggaagaggatgacGAGGAGGAAGACGGGGGGCTGGAGGACGAGAACGGCTACAGACCGCCCGGCTCGGCCGCGCCGGGCCCGCAGGACCCCCGGCCCACCGGGCACcgagccgcggccccgccgcctccgcccggGCTGCCCGGGGGCAGCCCCACGGCCTGGCCGCGCCCGGGGGAGCGGGGCCCGCCCGAGAACGGCTCCGAGTGCCGGAGCGGCTACGTGCGGCACAACAGCTCCTGCCGCTCCCTCTGCGACCTCGTCCCCAGCTACTGCCACAACGGCGGCCAGTGCTACCTGGTGGAGAGCCACGGGGCCTTCTGCCG GTGCAACACGCAGGACTACACGTGGCACAAGGGCACGCGCTGCGAGTCCATCGTCACCGACTTCCAGGTGATGTGCGTGGCCGTGGGCTCGGCCGCGCTcgtggtgctgctgctcttcatgCTCACCGTGTTCTTCGCCAAGAAGCTCTACCTGCTCAAGACGGAGAACAGCAAACTGCGCAAGACCAA ATACCGCACCCCGTCCGAGCTGCACAACGACAACTTCTCCCTCTCCACCATCGCCGAGGGCTCCCACCCAAAC GACGATGCCAGCGCTCCCCACAAGCTGCAGGACTCGCTGAAATCCTGCCTGAAGGACGAGGAGCCCTTCAACATCCACAACTCGACGTCGCCCAAGCACGAGGGTGGCAAAGGGGAGCAGGACGTGGCGGAGCTGAACTGCCTGCAGAACAACCTGACGTGA